The Zootoca vivipara chromosome 4, rZooViv1.1, whole genome shotgun sequence genome has a segment encoding these proteins:
- the LOC118085596 gene encoding olfactory receptor 52P1-like, whose translation MMYVFNGSHATPYSFILLGIPGLEASYYWLSIPLSSMYVITLLGNCTILYTIKTEQSLHKPMYIFLCMLAGIDLVLSTSTLPKMLCIVWFRAGEIDFGACMVQMFFIHSFSIMESTVLVAMAFDRYVAICNPLRYDSILTNPLLAKIGAGVILRGTVFIIPIIILAARLPYCKTNVIPHTYCEHMAVVKLACSSILANVVYGLLVALLVVGVDLLFITLSYCMIARAVMALPSKDARYKAFSTCAAHVVVILVSYTPALFTILTHRFGHHVQPHVHILLANFYLLFPPMLNPIVYGVKTKEIRERVTHIVLRRKRPT comes from the coding sequence ATGATGTATGTGTTTAACGGGAGTCATGCCACCCCCTACTCTTTTATCCTGCTGGGTATCCCTGGTCTGGAAGCGTCCTACTACTGGCTCTCCATCCCTCTTTCTTCAATGTATGTCATCACATTGCTAGGAAACTGCACCATACTGTATACAATCAAAACAGAGCAGAGCCTCCACAAGCCCATGTACATCTTCCTCTGCATGCTCGCCGGCATAGACCTGGTGCTCTCCACCTCCACCCTGCCCAAGATGCTCTGCATTGTCTGGTTCCGAGCTGGGGAAATAGACTTTGGTGCCTGCATGGTCCAGATGTTCTTCATCCACTCCTTCTCCATCATGGAGTCGACAGTGCTTGTAGCAATGGCCTTTGACCGTTACGTAGCTATTTGCAATCCTTTGAGATATGACTCCATCCTAACCAACCCATTGCTGGCCAAGATTGGAGCAGGGGTCATCCTGAGAGGCACAGTCTTTATCATCCCAATCATCATCTTGGCAGCCCGTCTTCCATACTGCAAGACCAACGTCATCCCCCACACATACTGTGAGCACATGGCTGTGGTGAAGCTGGCCTGCTCAAGCATCCTTGCCAATGTTGTCTATGGGCTTCTGGTGGCTCTCCTTGTGGTGGGGGTGGATTTGCTGTTCATCACTTTGTCCTACTGCATGATTGCCAGGGCTGTCATGGCTCTGCCATCAAAAGACGCCCGCTATAAGGCTTTCAGCACCTGCGCAGCTCACGTGGTAGTGATCCTGGTCTCCTACACCCCAGCTCTTTTCACCATCTTAACACACAGGTTTGGCCATCATGTGCAGCCTCATGTTCACATCCTTCTGGCCAACTTCTACCTCCTTTTCCCACCCATGCTGAACCCCATTGTGTATGGTGTGAAGACCAAGGAGATCCGTGAGCGAGTGACCCACATAGTTCTCAGGAGGAAGCGACCTACATAA
- the LOC118079023 gene encoding olfactory receptor 52P1-like translates to MSASGSTYNGTLHPSIFLLLGIPGLEAAHVWLAIPLCFIYVVTVLGNCTIMFIIWVEEILHEPMYLFLCMLAVVDLAASTTVVPKMLCLFWFGSREIRFEACLTQMFCIHALSIIESAVLLAMAFDRYMAICQPLRYAAILTNPAIVKIGCLAVARGAILTAPFPILASRLPYCRTNVVPHTYCEHMGIVRLACSGTVISNMYGLTVALLVVGLDLMFIGVSYAKIIVTVLRLPSREAQAKAFNTCGSHICVIVLAYTPALFSFLTHRFGHNVAPYIHILIGNFYILVPPFCNPIVYGVKTKLIREKVVSLLLRRKDVS, encoded by the coding sequence ATGTCTGCCTCTGGCAGCACCTACAATGGCACCCTACACCCTTCAATCTTCCTCCTGCTGGGGATCCCAGGGCTGGAGGCGGCCCACGTCTGGCTGGCCATCCCCCTCTGCTTCATCTACGTGGTGActgtgttggggaactgcacCATCATGTTCATCATCTGGGTGGAAGAGATCTTGCATGAGCCCATGTACTTATTCCTCTGCATGCTGGCTGTCGTTGACCTGGCTGCATCTACCACTGTTGTGCCCAAAATGCTTTGCCTCTTCTGGTTTGGCTCACGAGAGATTCGCTTCGAAGCCTGCTTGACGCAGATGTTCTGCATCCATGCGCTGTCCATCATCGAGTCAGCCGTTTTGTTGGCCATGGCCTTTGACCGCTACATGGCCATCTGCCAGCCACTGCGCTATGCGGCCATCCTCACAAATCCTGCCATCGTGAAGATTGGCTGCTTGGCAGTTGCCAGGGGAGCCATTCTGACTGCCCCATTCCCCATCCTTGCCAGCAGGCTGCCCTACTGCCGAACCAATGTCGTCCCCCACACCTACTGTGAGCACATGGGCATCGTCAGGCTGGCCTGCTCTGGCACTGTGATCAGTAACATGTACGGCTTGACCGTGGCCTTGCTGGTGGTGGGTCTGGATTTAATGTTCATCGGTGTGTCCTATGCAAAGATCATTGTGACCGTGCTGAGGCTGCCATCTCGGGAGGCCCAGGCCAAGGCCTTCAACACCTGTGGCTCCCACATCTGTGTGATTGTCTTGGCCTACACACCtgccctcttctccttcctcacaCACCGCTTTGGCCACAACGTGGCCCCCTACATTCATATCCTCATCGGCAACTTCTATATTCTGGTGCCTCCCTTCTGCAATCCTATTGTCTATGGTGTGAAGACCAAGCTGATCCGTGAAAAGGTGGTCAGCTTACTCCTGAGGAGAAAAGATGTCTCCTAA